AATCTCGCAGTGAGGCAACTTGTAGCACCCCGTACTGTGCCGGGCTGATGTGCAGAGAGATTAGGAGGCTGAAGCCACACGCGGGATCCCTGAATGATGTTCCTTGGGCCCCAAGCCACTCACTTAGTTCGCGGTTCTTAGAGCCTTGGCATTTAAGCTTAATCAGGACTTGCTTTTTTGGGGGTAAACACGTTTCTTTAAGGATTCACTCACGTTGAAGCTTGCCATATGGCCCCTCCCCAAGCCTCCAGACCCCGGTTGGTGCATAGCGCCTCAGCCGCCGACTGCTAACAACCCTCCAGCGTCTCAACGTCGACACGTAGTGCGCTGCTATCACCAACCGTGCCCTCAATATCTATGCCGTGCAACGTTAGCCCAGAAActgaagaggggggggcatTAGTTGACAGCATTGAGCTAATCCCATTAGCCCTTGCTGAAAAAGAAACTACATCTCTGGAACGACTGACAGACAGGGAGCTCCATGAAGCCCGAGATCATTATCAGATTGGTACCGAACCTCGGTCTATCACACCCATGAACTGATTTGTGCTCGGAcgcatcgacggcggccgtATGTAGACCAATCAACTTTCCTCGAGCCGGCCGCTCAACCACATCTATGGCCTACCcgcgaagagagagagagagagaggcgtACAAGGGACCTCTGGGGTTGGCATCCATCATCAGGAGAAGCGAGCACAGGCTTGCCAAGACCCTCGCTTTTGACAAGAGACGGTTGACCTGAAGCTTCATAGCACTCGGCCCCGTACCCTTATTTGGACTTAGTAGCCTGTCTTCTCGGGTCTCAGGCCAGGTCTTTGGGTCAAGGTCCTTGCAATAGCGAGCTATTCCCTTGCTGCTTCGACAGCGCCTGCCATCCAACCCACCCGTCTGTGAAGCTGCTGATTGTACTGTCACCTCAGGCACTAGTCAGAACTGACGATGAAGCAATCTTACATGCCTCAATACCAAGACCTCCACCGGCCGAGTGGCGTCCGGCTTCTAAAACGGGTTCCTCTAGGTCCATCCATCGTCGTATCGACACTGGTGGAGCGAGGGGAGGCCGGTAACCTTCTCCGAGCAAAGCCGGTTAAAACCAATGTCGTCGCTGGACCGGCCCACGATGGTTCCTTgtttcccttcttcttcttctcccccgtTGGCTATCCCATCCTGAGCATCATACTCGGCGAAGTTCTCACCCTTCGTGGTGTTTTCACACTCCTTACTCCCGACATCTTGTCGGTGCCGTTCTTTTCCACCCGGGGATACTCTGTATCCTAGCCACTCTTTGTCCCCTCATCCCACGCAAGACACCGCGAAACATCATGGCTCGCCCCGAGATCTCGCGGCCCAAGTCCGTCCATACCGAGGACAAGCGGTGGACCGTCAAGACGCTGTCCCAGCGGCTGAGCTCGCAGTTCTCCTCGGCCCAACCGCATCCGCATCCTCCTCGCATCTCCCGCCCCGGGACGCCCAACTCGTGGCGGAGCCAGGGAGAATGGGATGCCTactccgccgccagcgacAGCCGGCCGGGCAGCCGGCGGACCTCCACCTCGTCCAGAtccaccagcagcagcagaagctATCGTGGCAAGTCGAGGGAGAGGCGCAAGACCAGCGGCAGCTCCCTCAGCCAGGACGACGGCtacgtcgtcgagaagccgTCCAAGTTCGTCACCGACTTCGGCTGGCCCATCCTGCCGGACCCCCTGAACCCCAACAAGAAGCTCACGCCGCGCCAGCTCACGGCGCAGAGGGTCTGcttcatcctcgtcgtcttcctcctcaacatcgggctcgccgccgtcgcctgctTCGGCAACACGGGGCTGGCGACGCTCGTCTTCATCCTGTTCGTCAAGTGCAAGGACTTCCTCTCGTCGCTGCTGTCGCTGGTCTGCCTGACGGGCACCTCGGTCTACCGCCGCTTccgcccgcccgcgcccgtCTCGCAGCGCTGGATCCTCTCGCTGATCCCGGCCTACTCGGAGAGCGAGGAGCAGCTCATCAAGACGGTCTACTCGCTGCGCGACAACGGGTGCGCGCCGCACCGGCAGGTCATGTgcatcgtcctcgacgggAAGCCCAGGAACATCAAGACGGAGTTCTcgcgcgtcgtcgccgacatggAGCGGCCCTACCACTCGCTCAAGTACAAGAAGAGCACGCTGCGCATCACGGCCGGCTTCATGCAGGACGTGCCCGTCATCGTCATAGAAAAGGTCAAGAACAGCGGCAAGAAGGACTCGCTCGTCCTCACGCACGACCTGTTCAACGCGCCGCGCGACAACATGCCGACCTACACCCGCCTCCTGCGCGAGGAGGTCTGGCGGACCATCCTGCCGGCCCTGACCGAGGGCACCGGCTTCCGCGCCTTCGACATGGTCTTCTgcaccgacgccgactcCGTCATCCACCAGGGCTGCGTCGCCAAGCTGGCCAACGCGCTCGCCCGCGAcaaggacgccatcgccacctGCGGCCTCGTGCTCGTCGAGCTGGAGCCGGGCTACGAGTGGTCGTTCTGGAACCTCTACCAGCAGCTGCAGTACACCTTTGGCCAGTTCGTccggcgccgcgccgagggGTTCATCGGCAAGGTCACCTGCCTCCCCGGCTGCGTCACCATGgtcgccgtccgcgacgagatggccggcgccatcgccaagtACGCGCGGCCCGTCAAGGAGGACTGGGTCGTCCACCACCAGGTCCAGAACCTGGGCACCGACCGCCGGCTGACGTACTGCATGCTCAGCCAGGACGCGAAGCTGCGCACCGTCTTCGTCCCCGACGCCGTGTCCGAGACGGTCGCGCCGCAGTCGTTCAAGCACTACGTccaccagcggcggcgatggggcTCCAACGCCTACTTCAACAACTACTTCTACTTCGCGGGCGAGAACATGATCCTCATCAcgcgcatcgccgccgccatcgacatcgCCCGCCAGACGCTCGTCTACTACCGCGTGCTCAACaccatcctcttcatccgCGCGCTCGCCCACTCGTTCCacttcctcgacgtcctcccgctgctcgtcgtcggccagtTCCCCGTCATCTGGTTCTGCGTGtgcctcgccgtcgagcccgCGCTGCGCCAGCGCGCCCACAAGatcgtcctcggcttcttcgtcaacAAGCTCGTCTCGCCCTTTAtgtccatcatcatcttcacgGCCGTCGCCATGAACCTCGGCAACGCCGTCTGGGGCATGTCGGGCGTCACGGcgtcgtccgcgccggcgacccCGGCCATGGACAAGCTgtcggaggcggaggagggaaaGGCCGGGGTGGAACGGCCGGAAAGCCCCATATCGCGtcccccgtcgccgcccgaggTGCTCTGAGCAGCCTGCAGCGTTGCGGGTCTGCAGAAAGGCACCATTGCGGTTTCATCTCGCGACATTTACCCTTCCATCCTTACCCCTGACTCATTTTGATGAAGGGTTTAATCAGTTCTCTATTTGCGAAATATTGTTGCGTAGAAAATAGGGAGCGTAATagttaattactataatGAATTCAGTGTATATAGTTCATCGTACTGACGGGATGGATTCCACTTCGCACCAGCTTGTCAGTGCCATGACCTGACCTCCTTGGACTCAACTTTGCAACCGCAGAATTGCCAGCCAAATCGCAATCAGAGGCGATTTCTCGAGGAACACAGCCCGAATTCCCCTTCAGTAAATCGCTCATATTTGTCGATAGCCTTGACCAGAATTTTCCAATATCCCATCATATCCCACTTTCCGATCGTCCACTCATAATGAACACCGAAGACGCCATGCCCCGCGCCAACGCCAGCCGCTATCAACAGTTCCATACATGAACCCGGCAGacaaaaaagaagaaagaaaaggccGTGACCTGCCGTTTGCGAGCTGAAGAAACTAGTTGTCAAGTGCAAGCCACAAACTGGACGACTAGCTCAGTCCCAAGAAACAAAACTGCCTGGCGAAGATTGATTCTGCCAACTCCGCTCCGACAGAGAGACTCGCGGCGCACAGAGACCTGCCTAGCATGATCCAGGGCCGAACTAGCGCCATGTGCTCCTGAGTCAACCCCTGGTAATGGGCTGCACCGGAGAGGATGGACATCTTACACCGGGCTGGGTGGCGTATGCATCAATCGAggcggtacgtacctccGGTGTAAGGGGGAGGCTCCACCCCGGTTCCCGCCCGGACGCCCGGACGGACCCTCTCGGCCCAATTTGGACCTCCCGTCCTACACCTCCCACTCCGTTGGGATACTTGGGATGTTTGGGACAGGTGCTGAGAAGCTAGTTGAAATAACGACTACGCCAACATCGGACCAcagcggaggaggaggcgccatcctgctgctgccagtAAGTAGCAAGCACAGCAGTCTCGGGTTCTGAGGAAACGCAAATGCCGACTTTTTGCTACCTTCAGCTTCGGAGATGAGCAACATCCAGTTTAAGCTAGCTGGACTTCTCATTCGAACTACGAGCGCAACGGCAGACTAACATCTGCCAAGTCTCGACGGGCTCGTCCTGCAAGATCCAGCGCCTGGCGCCCATTGGTTGAGATGCGAAGGGTCTTCTGTGCTTGCGGACGGCGGTGGCATGAGCCCCAGTCTCTGAACTTCACGAGTCGTACCGCAGGCAAGCACTCGATACTTCTCTCCTGTTCACTTTGCTTCCCCCATTAGGCATCCCAGCTTGCTAATATGAATAGTTagccaagaaggagaacgaGGCGCCGGTTCCTTGGATCCCGTCTACGTGATCTACGCTAGCGAAGCGATAGTCACCGTATCCACGCAAGCCCTGCCGCCATCAGTATCACGCAAGTCGGACTCGTTAAAGCTGCCTTCCCGGAGCATAACGACCGGCATGTGACGGCATCTCCTCCCAGCACAGCTCACTCACCGTTCGAGCCCCCATCGGCGAACCTTGGCACATCCTATAATAGACACATCGTCGTCCTGCTTCCCCGTCCGGGTTCCCTTTTCTCGCCAGACTCTCCAAAACACTGCCAATCAACGAGCTCTCAGTCCCTCGCTACCTCTCCCACACACTCTTTTGACAACTTGTTA
The genomic region above belongs to Colletotrichum higginsianum IMI 349063 chromosome 2, whole genome shotgun sequence and contains:
- a CDS encoding ESV-1-84 protein, translating into MARPEISRPKSVHTEDKRWTVKTLSQRLSSQFSSAQPHPHPPRISRPGTPNSWRSQGEWDAYSAASDSRPGSRRTSTSSRSTSSSRSYRGKSRERRKTSGSSLSQDDGYVVEKPSKFVTDFGWPILPDPLNPNKKLTPRQLTAQRVCFILVVFLLNIGLAAVACFGNTGLATLVFILFVKCKDFLSSLLSLVCLTGTSVYRRFRPPAPVSQRWILSLIPAYSESEEQLIKTVYSLRDNGCAPHRQVMCIVLDGKPRNIKTEFSRVVADMERPYHSLKYKKSTLRITAGFMQDVPVIVIEKVKNSGKKDSLVLTHDLFNAPRDNMPTYTRLLREEVWRTILPALTEGTGFRAFDMVFCTDADSVIHQGCVAKLANALARDKDAIATCGLVLVELEPGYEWSFWNLYQQLQYTFGQFVRRRAEGFIGKVTCLPGCVTMVAVRDEMAGAIAKYARPVKEDWVVHHQVQNLGTDRRLTYCMLSQDAKLRTVFVPDAVSETVAPQSFKHYVHQRRRWGSNAYFNNYFYFAGENMILITRIAAAIDIARQTLVYYRVLNTILFIRALAHSFHFLDVLPLLVVGQFPVIWFCVCLAVEPALRQRAHKIVLGFFVNKLVSPFMSIIIFTAVAMNLGNAVWGMSGVTASSAPATPAMDKLSEAEEGKAGVERPESPISRPPSPPEVL